Part of the Janibacter alkaliphilus genome is shown below.
GCGGTCTTCGTGCTGGTGCTCTTCGTGCTGGTGCTCTTCGTCGCGCGCCGCCGACGCGAGCGCAGCCGCACCTCGCTGCTCGGGCCGTCGGTGCGGGTCTCCAGGTAGGGCTGCTCGGCGACCAGGCTGCTCAGCTTCTGGTGGCCGAAGTCGCGGGGGTCGAAGTCGGCGTGCGCCCGGCTGAGATGCTGCCCGATCCGGCCGAGGCTGGCCCACCCGTCGTCGTCGGAGGTGGCGTTGACCGCCTTCGTCAGCGCGCTCTCCAGGTTGATCGTGGGGCGCTCGGAGCCACCGTCGGTGCTGGCCTCGCCGGCGGCCGGCTCGGCGCCGCCGCCCGTGGCGTCCTCGTCGCGGCCGAGCACCTCGAGGAAGATGAACTGGTCCACGGCACGGCGCAGCGACTCGGGGGTCTTGCGGCGCCCGATCCCGTAGACCCGGCGGCCCGACTCGCGCAGGCGGGTGGCCAGCCGGGTGAAGTCGGAGTCGGAGGAGACCAGAGCGAAGGCCTCGACGTTGCCCTGCCAGAGCAGGTCCATCGCGTCGATGATCAGCGCCGAGTCGGAGGAGTTCTTGCCGACCGTGTAGGCGAACTGCTGGACCGGCTGGATGGCGTTGCGGTGCAGCTCGGACTTCCAACCGGTCAGCTGGGTGGTCGTCCAGTCGCCGTAGGCGCGCTTGACCGTCGGGGTGCCGTAACGGGCCAGCTCCTCGAGGACGTCGCTGGCGTGCCGGGCCGAGACGTTGTCGGCGTCGATGAGCACGGCGATCCGGGTGAGGCTGCTGACGTCGGAGTCCACGAGCGCACCCTAGCCGTAGCCGGCAGCAGCTCAGGCGCCGTCGGCCGGTGGTGTCCACCGGCCGCGGCGCAGCACCGCCTGCAGGTGGCCGTCCTCGGCCAGCGCGACGAGATCGGCCCGGGCTCCGGGCCGCAGGGCTCCACGGTCGTCGAGACCGACCGCTGCAGCGGCCGTGCTCGCGGTGACCCTGGCCAGGGAGACCTGGTCGGTCAGCGAGGCCAGCAGGGTGCGCATCGCAAGCAGGCTGCTGGTGCTCCCGGCGAGGGTGCCGTCCGGCAGCCGGGCCTGGCCGTCGGTCACCTGGACCTGCGCGCCACCCAGGCGGTGCGGACCGTCGGGCATCCCCGCGGCGGAGATGGCATCGGTGACCAGGGCGACCCTGTCCGCGCCCGCCGAGGCGAGCACGTGCGCCACGAGGTCGGGGTGCACGTGCTGCCCGTCGCCGACGATCTCGAGGGTCACCCGTGGGTCGTCCAGCAGCGCGAGGGCTGGTCCGGGCCGTCGATGATGCAGCGGCGGCATCGCGTTGAAGAGGTGGGTGGCGATGCTGGCCCCGGCGTCGACGGCTCGACGGGTGAGCTTTGGGTCCGCCGAGGTGTGGCCGATCGCGACCCGCACGCCGGCCTCGTGCAGGCGCACCACGGCGTCGATGCCGCCGGGGCGTTCCGGAGCCAGGGTGACCATCGTCAGCGCGCCGTCGGCGGCGCGCAGCAGCGCGTCGATCTCCTCCGGCGCGGGGTCGCGCAGGCTTGCCGGGTCGTGCGCGCCGCAGCGGTCACCGGCCAGCCAGGGCCCCTCCAGGTGGATGCCGTCGATCGCGCCGTCGGCGACGAGCTCGGCGAGCACCCGCACCTGCCGCAGCAGCTGGTCCGGGGGAGCGCTGACCAGGCTGGCCAGCAGGCTCGTCGTCCCGCGCGCCCGGTGCCAGGCGACGGCTCGGGCCACCTGCTCGGGGTCGGCGCAGGACAGGTCGGCGCCACCGCCGCCGTGCACGTGCATGTCGACGAAGCCGGGCACCAGTCGCGCCGCACCGAGGTCGTGCTCGGGTGGCCGCGGAGGCGGTCCCTGGCCGAGGTCGACGATCCGCTCACCGCAGATCTCGACCCAGCCCGGGGAGAGCACCGCGTCCGGGGTGACCACCGCGCGGGCAGCCACCAGCCAGGCACCGGGGCGGGCGGGGTCGCTGCGCATGACACGCCCATGCTCGCAGGCGGCGCTCCGCCCGGTGCTCACCAGCCTGAGCGACGCCGATACCAGCCCGCCGGCCTCCGGCCGGTCACCGCCGTCGGCGACCGGGTGGTGCGCGTCGCTACCATCCGGGCATGACGCAGAGCCCGACGGACGACGGTCCCTCCCGGCCCGACAGGACGCCCGAGGTGGACCAGGACGCGTCCCGGAACCCGCCGCAGTCGCCAGCCGGGCCCCCACCGACGCAGCTCGGGGCCCAGCCCTCGCCGCAGCCGGCACCCGGGCCGCCGCCGGGCTACCCGACCTACCCGCAGTCGCACTCGCTCGCGCTGGCCTCCCTGGTCATCGGCATCTTCGGGATCATCTCGCTGCCGGTGCTCGGGCCGGTCGCCTGGGTCCTGGCCAACCAGGCGCTGCAGCAGATCGATGCCGCGCCGCCCGGCGCCTGGACCAACCGCGAGCACGCGGTCGCCGGCCGCATGCTCGGGATGATCGGGACCGCGCTGCTGGTCCTCGTCACGGTGGTCTTCCTCGCGATCTTCGGCATCAGCGTGCTGGTGGCCGTCGGGGCGTCCGCGGGTAGCTGAGCCCCCGGGCTCGCCGCAGGGCGCAGCGCTGGGTCAGCGGGACAGCAGCACGGCCACCTCGTGGTGGTGGGTCTGCGGGAACATGTCGAAGAGCCGCGCCGAGCGCACCCGGAGCGAGGGCATCGCCTGGAGGTCGCGGAGCAGCGTCGTGGGGTGGCAGCTGGAGTAGACGACGTGCGGGACGGTGGAGCCTTCCAGCGCAGCGGCGAGCTCGGGTCCGATGCCCCGTCGGGGCGGGTTGACGACGACCAGGTCGTGCCTGACGGCCACCTCCGCGGTGGCGTCGCCGACCCGGAAGGTGGCCGGCAGGTCTGCCGCCCGCGCCGCCGCGCGTGCTGCGGCGACCGCATCGGTGGAGACCTCTACCCCGGTCACGGTGCGCCGGGAGGCTCCCGGGGCGGCCGCCGCGGTGAGGGCGAAGCCACCGACCCCGCAGTAGAGGTCGAGGACCGTGCCGGGGTCGGTGTCGCTCACCCAGTCGCTGGCCTGGGCGTAAAGCTGGCGGGCCATCCCGGTGCTCGTCTGGAAGAAGCTGCGCGGCCGCAGCTGCAGGGTGAGGCCGTCCAGCCGCATCGGCAGGGCGTCGGCCTCGGTGAGCACGATCTCCTCGTCCCCTTCGAGGACCGCCTTGTGCTCGGGCTGCAGGTTGACGCTGACCACCCGCAGGCCCGGGACGGCGGCCAGCAGCTCGTCCAGGTGCCGGCGCAACCGCGGGAGCTGGCCGGGGGAGCGCAGCACCACCCGGGCCATCAGCTCGCCGTCCGGGGAGGCGGTGACCACGAGGTGCTTCAGCTCGCCGCTGCGTCGCGGCACGTCGTAGGGCACCAGCCCGACGTCGGCGACCGCCGCGCACAGCCGGGGCAGCGCCGCCGCCAGCGACGGCTCGTAGAGGCCGCAGTCACGCAGGTCGGTGCCGATCCCGGTGCGCGGGTCGAGGATGCCGAAGGTGGGTGCCCCCTTCGTCCCGGCCACGGCCAGCTTGGCCTTGTTGCGGAAGCCGGACTCGGGTCCGGTGGCGGTGGGTAGCCAGGCGTCCGGCGCGACGTGCTCGGCGAGCAGCTCTCGGACGGTGCGTTCCTGGTCGGCGACCTGCCGGGTATAGGGGACCCCCATGAGGGTGCAGGAGCCGCACTCGCCGCGGTCGAAGTGGTCGCACTGCACGGGTCTCATCCTGCCCGCTGGACCGCTGGTTGGAGACATCCGGCCAGAGAAGTTAGCCTCGCCTAAGTCATAAGATCCGTCCCCGACGAAGGGAGTGGCCGTGGCCCGGCCCGAGCACCGCATGACCGTCGAGCGCACCGAGCAGGTGAGCCCGCACCTCGTCCGGGTGTGGTTCTCCGGACCAGGCGTGGCCCAGATCGCCGAGAACGGGGACTCCGACCGCTACGTCAAGCTCATCTTCGCCCCCGAGGGTGTCACCTGGCCGGAGTCGAGCAGCGTGGCCGAGATCCAGGAGAGCGCGCAGCCGGAGGAGCAGCCGATCCTGCGGACCTACACCGTCCGCCGGCTCGACGCCGACGCGCAGCAGGTCGCGATCGACTTCGTCGTGCACGGCGACGAGGGGGTCGCCGGCCCGTGGGCGGCCGGCGCGCAGCCGGGAGAGAGCATGCGCTTCTTCGGTCCGGGCAGCGGCTACCGCCCCGACCCGGGCGCCGACTGGCACCTGCTCGTCGGTGACGAGTCCGCGCTGCCTGCGGTGGCCGCGGCGCTGGAGGCCATGCCGGCCGATGCCGTGGCTCGTGTCTACCTCGAGGTCGCCGGACCCGACGACGAGGTCGCGCTGGATGCGCCCGCCGGGGCCCAGGTGCGGTGGGTGCACCGGGGCGGCGCCTCGCACGAGGTGCCCGAGGAGCTCACCGGTGCCGGGTCGCCGCTGGTCGCGGCGGTCCGGGAAGGAGAGTGGCTGGACGGCGACGTGCAGGTCTTCGTGCACGGCGAGGCCGAGGCCGTGATGAAGAACATCCGGCCTTACGTGCGCAAGGAGCGCGGCGTGCCCGCCGCCCGCGCGGCCTCGATCTCCGGGTACTGGCGGCGCGGCCGGACGGAGGAGGGCTTCCGCCGGTGGAAGGCCGACCTGCGGGCCGCCGAGGAGGGCCAGCCGGCCTGACCCGAGGGGCGGTCAGCCCTTCGGCACCGCGGCCAGCGCGTCCGGGGTGACCGGGTCGACGAGGTCGTCGACCTCGTGGTGGGTGCCCAGGTACTTCTTCACGTAGGGACAGACCGGGACGATCCGCATCCCGTCGGCGCGGGTGGCCTCCAGGGCTGCGGCGACGAGGGTGCTGGCCAGGCCGCGCCCACCGAACTCCTCGCCGATCTCGGTGTGGAAGAAGATCCGCTGATCCCCCTTCTCGACGAACTGGGTGAACCCCGCCACCTGCCCGTCGGTGGTGATCTCGAAGCGGTCCGGGTCGGTGCGCCTGCTCACGTCCTCGCTCATGGTGCCCACGCTGCCAGATCAGGCCGATGCTCACTCGCCTGCCG
Proteins encoded:
- a CDS encoding N-acetylglucosamine-6-phosphate deacetylase, giving the protein MRSDPARPGAWLVAARAVVTPDAVLSPGWVEICGERIVDLGQGPPPRPPEHDLGAARLVPGFVDMHVHGGGGADLSCADPEQVARAVAWHRARGTTSLLASLVSAPPDQLLRQVRVLAELVADGAIDGIHLEGPWLAGDRCGAHDPASLRDPAPEEIDALLRAADGALTMVTLAPERPGGIDAVVRLHEAGVRVAIGHTSADPKLTRRAVDAGASIATHLFNAMPPLHHRRPGPALALLDDPRVTLEIVGDGQHVHPDLVAHVLASAGADRVALVTDAISAAGMPDGPHRLGGAQVQVTDGQARLPDGTLAGSTSSLLAMRTLLASLTDQVSLARVTASTAAAAVGLDDRGALRPGARADLVALAEDGHLQAVLRRGRWTPPADGA
- a CDS encoding SIP domain-containing protein encodes the protein MARPEHRMTVERTEQVSPHLVRVWFSGPGVAQIAENGDSDRYVKLIFAPEGVTWPESSSVAEIQESAQPEEQPILRTYTVRRLDADAQQVAIDFVVHGDEGVAGPWAAGAQPGESMRFFGPGSGYRPDPGADWHLLVGDESALPAVAAALEAMPADAVARVYLEVAGPDDEVALDAPAGAQVRWVHRGGASHEVPEELTGAGSPLVAAVREGEWLDGDVQVFVHGEAEAVMKNIRPYVRKERGVPAARAASISGYWRRGRTEEGFRRWKADLRAAEEGQPA
- a CDS encoding DUF4190 domain-containing protein; its protein translation is MTQSPTDDGPSRPDRTPEVDQDASRNPPQSPAGPPPTQLGAQPSPQPAPGPPPGYPTYPQSHSLALASLVIGIFGIISLPVLGPVAWVLANQALQQIDAAPPGAWTNREHAVAGRMLGMIGTALLVLVTVVFLAIFGISVLVAVGASAGS
- a CDS encoding NYN domain-containing protein; its protein translation is MDSDVSSLTRIAVLIDADNVSARHASDVLEELARYGTPTVKRAYGDWTTTQLTGWKSELHRNAIQPVQQFAYTVGKNSSDSALIIDAMDLLWQGNVEAFALVSSDSDFTRLATRLRESGRRVYGIGRRKTPESLRRAVDQFIFLEVLGRDEDATGGGAEPAAGEASTDGGSERPTINLESALTKAVNATSDDDGWASLGRIGQHLSRAHADFDPRDFGHQKLSSLVAEQPYLETRTDGPSSEVRLRSRRRRATKSTSTKSTSTKTAAKGTSAKASATKGAATKTSGTKSTGRTKAAARPGGSATD
- a CDS encoding GNAT family N-acetyltransferase — its product is MSEDVSRRTDPDRFEITTDGQVAGFTQFVEKGDQRIFFHTEIGEEFGGRGLASTLVAAALEATRADGMRIVPVCPYVKKYLGTHHEVDDLVDPVTPDALAAVPKG
- a CDS encoding methyltransferase, yielding MRPVQCDHFDRGECGSCTLMGVPYTRQVADQERTVRELLAEHVAPDAWLPTATGPESGFRNKAKLAVAGTKGAPTFGILDPRTGIGTDLRDCGLYEPSLAAALPRLCAAVADVGLVPYDVPRRSGELKHLVVTASPDGELMARVVLRSPGQLPRLRRHLDELLAAVPGLRVVSVNLQPEHKAVLEGDEEIVLTEADALPMRLDGLTLQLRPRSFFQTSTGMARQLYAQASDWVSDTDPGTVLDLYCGVGGFALTAAAAPGASRRTVTGVEVSTDAVAAARAAARAADLPATFRVGDATAEVAVRHDLVVVNPPRRGIGPELAAALEGSTVPHVVYSSCHPTTLLRDLQAMPSLRVRSARLFDMFPQTHHHEVAVLLSR